A genomic stretch from Corynebacterium terpenotabidum Y-11 includes:
- a CDS encoding DUF4261 domain-containing protein, with the protein MSEEKLCPPSPTFAPQLVLGVMLFDEPPTVDAVIDTVTSVPGDLGITAGEVAGRDGIVEVTVGKTGVTAFLSVIDEPVPGGEAVGNAHQLYCQGEEKDRVAAHQAQLLIAVPAEFTEDASAQISGLSAREIQLVANRIHGILTMAMTRLPGVAGYYSGAAAATYGPTFLAQVAEGHFGSTPWPLWVSARLHPGEQGFSAYTTGLWALGHPELQVDNAPMPPEDLFLYLMDTSAHLVLDGGTFADGQTTGRYEGERFTLGAEPWIVDPNVPALRVRM; encoded by the coding sequence ATGTCCGAGGAGAAACTCTGCCCGCCGTCCCCCACTTTCGCTCCGCAACTGGTGCTGGGGGTGATGCTCTTCGACGAACCTCCCACCGTGGACGCCGTCATCGACACCGTGACCTCCGTCCCCGGTGACCTGGGGATCACTGCCGGGGAAGTGGCGGGACGTGACGGGATCGTCGAGGTGACGGTGGGGAAGACCGGTGTCACCGCCTTCCTGTCGGTCATCGACGAGCCGGTACCCGGTGGGGAGGCGGTCGGCAACGCCCACCAGCTCTACTGCCAGGGGGAGGAGAAGGACCGGGTGGCGGCGCACCAGGCACAGCTGCTCATCGCCGTTCCCGCCGAATTCACCGAGGACGCCTCGGCGCAGATCAGTGGGCTGTCGGCCCGTGAGATCCAGCTGGTCGCCAACCGGATCCACGGAATCCTGACGATGGCAATGACCCGGCTGCCCGGCGTGGCCGGGTACTACTCGGGCGCTGCGGCGGCGACGTACGGGCCCACATTCCTGGCCCAGGTGGCGGAGGGGCACTTCGGATCGACCCCGTGGCCGCTGTGGGTCTCCGCCCGGCTGCATCCGGGAGAGCAGGGCTTTTCCGCCTACACCACCGGGCTGTGGGCGCTGGGCCACCCCGAACTGCAGGTCGACAATGCGCCGATGCCGCCGGAGGACCTCTTCCTTTATCTCATGGACACCTCTGCTCATCTCGTGCTCGACGGCGGTACCTTCGCCGACGGACAAACCACCGGCCGGTACGAAGGGGAGCGGTTCACCCTGGGCGCGGAGCCGTGGATCGTCGATCCGAACGTGCCGGCGCTCCGGGTCAGGATGTGA